The proteins below come from a single Lodderomyces elongisporus chromosome 3, complete sequence genomic window:
- the SLD5 gene encoding GINS complex subunit (BUSCO:EOG09264VZ7) — protein MDIDDILREFEESSNAKKLNSENICNSLIQAMMNERMAPELLPYKSNLMSSILTHISNQQQFLLDSHEYGDMNSGNGIISDDFKLRLMIIETDVERISYIVRLYLRTRLTKLNKFTIYYVNASHNETENGESQELLSLEEREYIHKYLHLLTQLYNNCFLKKLPKFLTLLDENVGGQNMTIEPDLDQLVFVKCVSETPITLRIEDDEIDMEKNGVYVVKYNLIKRYLDTEDIILI, from the coding sequence aTGGATATTGATGACATTCTTCGTGAATTCGAGGAAAGCTCAAATGCTAAAAAGCTCAACTCAGAAAACATATGTAACTCTCTCATTCAAGCGATGATGAATGAACGAATGGCACCGGAGTTGCTCCCCTACAAATCCAATCTAATGAGTTCCATCCTTACACATATCTCCAACCAGCAGCAATTCTTACTTGACAGTCATGAGTACGGAGACATGAATAGCGGGAATGGGATCATCTCCGATGATTTTAAATTGAGGTTAATGATCATCGAGACAGATGTAGAGAGGATAAGTTATATTGTGAGGCTATATTTGCGCACAAGGTTGACCAAGTTGAACAAATTTACGATATACTATGTTAACGCATCCCACAACGAAACGGAGAACGGAGAGCTGCAAGAATTGCTTAGCttagaagaaagagaatatATCCATAAGTACTTGCATCTACTCACACAATTATACAACAATtgctttttgaaaaaactTCCAAAGTTCTTAACACTTTTAGACGAAAATGTTGGTGGACAGAATATGACAATCGAGCCCGATTTGGATCAATTGGTGTTTGTGAAATGTGTTTCGGAGACTCCAATTACATTGCGAATAGAGGACGATGAAATTGATATGGAGAAAAACGGAGTTTACGTCGTCAAGTACAATTTGATAAAACGATACCTCGATACCGAAGACATCATCTTGATTTAA
- the RTC1 gene encoding SEA (Seh1-associated) complex subunit, giving the protein MAQDSQGQQQSLAKFAFNIYGTLGTPQSSNSPSANSSISSHKSSKRLSKNQSSNSYSRRLTYNAERDVQAIGQLNCGIQISHHISGNEPSHHAVIGGKNYLRLLCLNRDQQQVLQEIDLLDVKSIYRSRNPNKISSVNTIKTRENTIACGMSNGTISMYKVSPYGKGTLHAMLSDHRRTVNSIDFIDSTDHIISGSQDGSIKLWDLRASPTKPVFNLQANLHNDPIRACQYSPHSVVRNKTCILSVHDSGALCKFDLRSGSGSNMYSPDRKWNLHAGPVLSLHIHPEKEYVATGGRDHKICVFNYSEGRSSRTTPENIINTYGSILKVRWSSYSVNQGGRAGDGGGMGSMHTSTSFGDSTSALTNYDLACSYLNDDPTVTIYNLNRKYIPKQIINPYSQKAISNFMWAQNEIQGRRIWTLNKANQFMAYDLDSNFDTDIKRPLDDLPPIGMSWNDNDDFIWVNQAKDEFEANFESMCDDEQFLTDTAAAATATSTAFTASTSTNTAIAAERASSFDLEDHDHKMAGSSLGTSPIERPSLTRSYTHNPMSQFMTKSPSPILRSGTGVLDMTSPPSAGSALSTSTYTPRPKLARNPSQTTQGSAGSFGSTPASSSFAIKYKSGASGPGVSGVPGGPGVPGVPGGPIGGSLRLNSMVKSPFAFPVELPFNDEEAFKFLATEYLVTTPEGFTLADTCSMNASVAHEVGAYQSSQVWRVLAISLSDEKTMNAAAARMKTRTTLDNKNHVDEPDSANADHFNAATNMSATTDPNITAVSHTKHDQEEDVDSFALKSIQSDLDNVVGSYNSNSTSSIKYGRNINPLSSVSSHGIAYHGNDVHSRTNSMHHSRANSFNNTHSVRAGSSGADDHLSVHSQSNPLAIDSTTSKRGDYELENTNLMNSIFLRSSPNSIGFGSSRSYSSLASSPIDARRALPERQVPPEPLELNHDTSLILEKKQSNHSPKSPKRSGLSIALKNDDHHDCENDYEDGTEAWSFKSLLKGALEYAASQGEITFVSTIAILFYELARDIITFDQCLGWLGEYVEILQRKCLFVEATKIINFAPLDVAEKLKTLYAADTIRLYCSHCLKLLTNEKSKRQTHGEFGYWYCDECSQRQSNCVFCNEPCKGLVVAISLKCGHRGHFGCLKEWFIDEQNVECPGGCDVPIVV; this is encoded by the coding sequence ATGGCTCAAGATAGTCAGGGACAGCAGCAAAGTCTAGCGAAATTTGCATTCAACATTTATGGAACATTAGGCACTCCTCAATCGAGCAATTCTCCATCTGCCAACTCCTCCATTAGCTCACACAAATCTAGCAAAAGGCTCAGCAAAAACCAACTGAGCAATAGCTACTCTCGACGGCTTACCTACAATGCGGAACGGGATGTTCAAGCTATTGGGCAATTGAATTGCGGCATACAAATCTCGCATCATATCTCTGGGAATGAGCCAAGCCATCATGCTGTGATTGGTGGTAAAAACTACCTTCGACTATTGTGCTTGAATCGTGATCAGCAGCAGGTGTTACAGGAAATTGATCTACTAGATGTCAAGTCCATCTACCGCTCTAGGAATCCAAATAAGATAAGCTCAGTGAATACTATAAAGACAAGGGAAAATACTATAGCATGTGGAATGTCAAACGGTACAATCTCAATGTATAAGGTATCGCCTTATGGCAAGGGCACCTTACATGCCATGCTTTCTGATCACAGAAGAACGGTAAACTCAATTGATTTTATTGACTCTACGGATCACATCATCTCTGGTTCGCAAGATGGAAGTATTAAATTGTGGGACCTTCGGGCATCACCAACAAAACCAGTTTTCAACCTACAAGCCAATCTCCATAATGACCCTATAAGAGCGTGCCAGTATAGTCCACACTCGGTTGTAAGAAATAAGACATGTATATTGTCCGTCCACGATTCTGGTGCATTATGCAAGTTTGATTTACGATCAGGCTCTGGAAGTAATATGTACTCACCAGATAGAAAATGGAACCTTCATGCAGGCCCCGTATTGTCGTTGCACATCCATCCCGAGAAAGAGTACGTTGCAACTGGTGGTAGGGACCATAAGATTTGTGTGTTCAATTATAGTGAAGGGCGCTCTCTGCGGACAACTCCAGAAAATATTATAAATACTTATGGGTCTATTTTGAAAGTAAGATGGAGCTCGTACCTGGTTAATCAAGGAGGAAGAGCAGGAGATGGAGGAGGAATGGGGTCAATGCACACTAGCACTAGCTTTGGGGACTCTACTCTGGCATTGACAAATTATGACTTGGCCTGTCTGTATTTAAATGACGATCCAACAGTAACGATCTACAACTTGAATCGTAAATACATTCCGAAGCAAATCATCAACCCATATTCTCAAAAGGCAATTTCGAACTTTATGTGGGCCCAAAACGAAATTCAAGGAAGGCGAATATGGACGTTGAACAAGGCAAACCAGTTTATGGCGTATGACTTGGACTCGAATTTTGACACCGATATCAAGAGACCTTTGGATGATTTACCGCCAATAGGGATGTCATGGAacgataatgatgattttaTTTGGGTTAACCAAGCCAAGGACGAATTTGAAGCTAATTTCGAATCAATGTGTGACGATGAGCAATTTCTCACCGACACAGCTGCagctgcaactgcaacctCAACTGCTTTTACAGCATCGACGTCGACAAATACAGCAATTGCAGCAGAAAGAGCCTCGAGTTTTGATTTGGAAGACCATGATCACAAAATGGCCGGTTCATCGCTCGGCACTTCTCCGATCGAGCGTCCGTCTCTAACCCGCTCATATACCCATAATCCAATGTCTCAATTCATGACAAAATCACCATCGCCGATATTGAGAAGTGGAACCGGTGTACTTGATATGACTAGTCCGCCATCGGCGGGCTCTGCACTTTCTACTTCTACTTATACACCTCGTCCAAAGCTTGCAAGAAACCCATCGCAAACAACTCAAGGTTCTGCTGGCTCATTTGGATCGACCCCGGCTAGTTCAAGCTTTGCTATAAAGTACAAAAGTGGTGCAAGTGGCCCAGGTGTTTCAGGTGTCCCAGGTGGTCCAGGGGTCCCAGGGGTCCCAGGTGGTCCAATCGGAGGATCTTTGAGACTTAACTCCATGGTCAAGTCACCTTTTGCTTTCCCTGTGGAGTTACCTTTTAATGATGAAGAGGCTTTCAAATTCCTCGCAACAGAATATCTAGTGACAACGCCCGAAGGGTTCACTTTGGCGGATACGTGTCTGATGAATGCAAGTGTTGCTCACGAGGTTGGTGCATATCAATCGAGTCAAGTATGGAGAGTGCTTGCTATTTCACTTTCCGACGAGAAAACAATGAATGCAGCGGCTGCAAGGATGAAAACGAGAACAACTCTCGATAATAAAAACCATGTTGACGAACCTGACAGCGCCAATGCAGACCATTTCAATGCTGCCACTAATATGAGCGCCACCACAGACCCTAATATCACCGCCGTATCCCATACCAAGCATGaccaagaagaagatgtcGATAGTTTTGCTCTCAAATCAATACAATCTGATTTGGATAATGTCGTTGGCTCCTACAATTCCAACTCAACGCTGAGCATCAAGTATGGCCGAAACATTAATCCACTCAGTAGTGTGTCCAGTCATGGTATTGCTTATCATGGAAACGACGTGCATAGTCGCACGAATTCAATGCATCACAGTAGAGCCAACAGTTTCAACAATACTCATAGTGTTCGAGCAGGGAGCAGTGGAGCAGATGATCACCTAAGTGTTCATTCTCAAAGTAATCCTCTTGCTATTGATTCAACTACATCAAAGAGAGGTGATTACGAGCTTGAGAACACTAATTTGATGAACTCCATTTTTCTTAGGTCTAGTCCAAACTCAATTGGATTTGGCTCAAGCAGGTCTTATTCCAGTCTAGCATCTTCTCCGATTGATGCTCGACGTGCATTACCGGAGAGACAAGTCCCTCCGGAACCACTAGAGCTCAATCATGATACGTCATTGATCTTGGAGAAGAAACAATCTAATCATTCGCCAAAGCTGCCTAAGCGGTCTGGATTATCGATTGCGTTGAAAAACGACGATCATCATGATTGTGAAAATGATTATGAGGATGGAACGGAAGCCTGGTCTTTTAAATCACTATTGAAAGGCGCTTTGGAATATGCTGCAAGCCAAGGTGAGATTACGTTTGTTTCTACTATCGCAATCTTATTTTATGAACTTGCAAGAGATATTATTACATTTGACCAATGCCTTGGCTGGCTTGGCGAATACGTTGAGATTTTGCAACGTAAATGCTTATTTGTTGAAGCTACCAAAATTATAAACTTTGCTCCATTGGACGTAGCGGAGAAACTAAAGACGCTTTATGCAGCAGATACTATACGATTGTATTGTTCTCATTGTTTGAAGCTTCTAACAAATGAGAAATCCAAACGCCAAACTCATGGCGAGTTTGGGTATTGGTATTGTGATGAGTGTCTGCAACGACAACTGAATTGTGTCTTTTGCAATGAACCATGCAAAGGGCTAGTTGTTGCTATAAGTTTAAAGTGTGGTCATCGCGGACATTTTGGTTGCTTGAAAGAATGGTTTATTGATGAACAAAATGTTGAATGTCCTGGTGGTTGCGACGTGCCAATTGTGGTGTGA
- the MCD1 gene encoding sister chromatid cohesion protein 1 (BUSCO:EOG0926115V) → MLTSTELLNQGPLGNIWLAANYDKKLTKQQLLGTDIVQSTEYIRDHQISGPPKIISSCSQSRVNEPEGKDSITLRLSGQLLLGIVKIYSRKTKYLLDDVHDILYKLKASFRLSSGVQLGSDFASNRINVPAQQTTLADLDSITLKDQISAFDLFFQEDLVLDEPGANTNLTSVFNDLNQESNGDSSMMEFDQSIEYGRNTRGNNNIANNANDDNVSHHSLNDMDLDFDLNFDEIEDDRSIEQGRNASFLGDETETSFMAELNKSRNIFELDAGQPILSMDNLLEEDLNARHGEGNAPNSALSPSMNQSSVDQQQQQQQPAPRQRQRQKRTRITDEGELIVPNRKLVVDSEESMQGVPMQVLQENQENLMDGFGKEKYITLKLSESEKLKLVQELAQPVFAKRRKLWNLDTELQLTCAALARREQERKEGDSGDEGENSDEDDTSSLMGTDTSSDSSSDLDLSIDVDSSDESATDEENDNEEEDEDEEVDEKVKGKSVEHEFSKTAKSTRQVVNELQDQFRKSNNDIVTFQSLMEADSKAMHPLGAKKKNTINPRREAAKCFFEMLALATNDCISIQQEREDLELGKNVRILPRDNLYTLFE, encoded by the coding sequence ATGCTTACCAGCACTGAACTTCTAAACCAAGGACCATTGGGTAATATATGGCTTGCAGCAAACTATGACAAAAAGCTCACGAAACAGCAATTGCTAGGAACAGACATTGTACAATCCACAGAGTATATTCGTGATCATCAGATCAGCGGGCCCCCAAAAATCATTTCATCGTGTTCGCAATCACGCGTTAATGAACCAGAAGGGAAAGACTCAATCACCCTTAGACTTTCCGGCCAATTGCTTCTAGGCATTGTCAAGATTTATTCAAGAAAGACCAAGTATTTACTAGACGATGTCCATGATATTCTATACAAACTCAAAGCCTCGTTTAGATTATCAAGTGGAGTACAATTGGGCTCGGACTTTGCATCGAATCGAATTAATGTTCCAGCACAACAAACCACCTTGGCAGATTTGGATTCCATCACTTTAAAAGATCAAATCTCGGCATTtgaccttttttttcaagaggATTTGGTGTTGGATGAGCCGGGCGCGAACACCAATCTCACAAGTGTGTTTAACGATCTTAATCAAGAATCAAATGGCGACTCACTGATGATGGAATTTGATCAATCCATAGAGTACGGTAGAAACACGCGcggtaacaacaacattgcaAATAATGCCAACGACGATAACGTGTCGCATCACTCGTTAAATGATATGGATTTGGACTTTGACTTGAActttgatgaaattgaagacgACCGTTCAATCGAACAGGGAAGAAACGCGTCATTTCTTGGTGACGAGACCGAAACCAGCTTTATGGCGGAATTGAACAAGTCAAGAAATATTTTCGAACTTGATGCTGGTCAGCCTATTCTCAGTATGGATAACCTCTTAGAAGAGGATTTAAACGCAAGACACGGAGAAGGCAACGCACCTAATTCAGCATTGCTGCCGTCAATGAATCAATCTAGCGTagatcaacaacagcaacaacaacaaccagcACCAAGAcagagacaaagacaaaagcgAACGAGAATCACCGACGAAGGTGAGTTGATTGTGCCAAACAGGAAACTAGTGGTGGACTCCGAAGAGAGTATGCAAGGTGTTCCAATGCAAGTTCTTCAAGAAAATCAAGAGAATTTGATGGAtggatttggaaaagaaaaatacatCACTCTCAAATTATCagaaagtgaaaaattgaaactaGTACAAGAACTAGCACAACCAGTTTTTGCCAAGAGGCGGAAGCTTTGGAATCTCGACACAGAGTTGCAATTAACTTGTGCTGCACTTGCACGTCGCGaacaagagagaaaagaaggcgATTCAGGCGATGAGGGAGAGAACtctgatgaagatgatacATCGTCATTGATGGGGACAGATACCAGTTCTGACCTGTCACTGGACCTTGACCTCTCCATAGATGTTGACAGCAGCGACGAGTCAGCTACAGATGAGGAAAACGACAACGAGGAAGAGGATGAGGACGAGGAAGTGGATGAGAAGGTAAAAGGAAAATCAGTTGAACATGAATTTTCGAAAACCGCTAAAAGTACACGTCAAGTTGTGAATGAATTGCAGGATCAATTCAGGAAGTCCAACAATGACATTGTCACATTCCAATCATTGATGGAGGCGGATTCAAAAGCTATGCATCCCCTTGgcgcaaaaaagaaaaataccATTAATCCAAGAAGAGAAGCTGCAAAGTGCTTTTTCGAAATGTTGGCACTTGCAACAAATGACTGTATAAGCATACAACAGGAACGCGAGGACCTTGAGTTGGGAAAGAACGTAAGGATATTACCTAGAGACAATTTATACACCTtatttgaataa